In Pseudophryne corroboree isolate aPseCor3 chromosome 3, aPseCor3.hap2, whole genome shotgun sequence, a genomic segment contains:
- the LOC135057212 gene encoding paraneoplastic antigen Ma1 homolog: MENLTEEDIYTWCMQKEKNPKKCIAIGGNFSEFSDEEVIRTIIDKLYGVKRPKIVDKWREEIAILIEAEKELDPCMIPMMIMANEEIGRRWYIIWPKRKDEEASNAHISTSVDTPERENANSNTQGNGANVDGSQFETMVDRVVTQLERWHYEGSYRRLRIFSGIVPVPLGEEMYESWKEAAVQQAEEWQCPDQIKRQRVVESLRGPAMGIIQAARRSNPQATLETYFEALDYAYGTLEDVGDLTSRLHHTFQEPGEKLSAYLIRLDKLLYKIVEKGGITRDEVDRSRMKQLLRGALTTDSVAQKIRCSGTREPTPTFNELLKEIKQEEVLIEMREKTIKKVKVVQPSIEVNPFEDKVVKMIEEQNKKIEQFIASQNGRNSGNSSQRSNNNSSDRGMGRGNSYNNRGRGCFRCGRMGHRAFECNASTDESSSRTPVTNYNAHRGNSTGQGNEPGRAVNPSQSP, translated from the coding sequence ATGGAGAATTTAACAGAAGAGGATATATACACTTGGTGTATGCAAAAAGAGAAAAATCCTAAAAAATGTATAGCAATAGGGGGAAATTTCTCTGAATTTTCAGATGAAGAAGTCATTAGAACAATTATAGACAAATTATATGGGGTTAAAAGACCTAAGATTGTGGATAAATGGAGAGAAGAAATAGCTATATTAATAGAAGCTGAAAAGGAGTTAGATCCATGTATGATCCCAATGATGATAATGGCAAATGAGGAAATTGGGAGGCGGTGGTATATTATCTGGCCTAAGAGAAAAGATGAGGAAGCCAGTAATGCACACATATCCACTTCTGTGGACACCCCTGAAAGGGAAAATGCAAATAGTAATACACAAGGGAATGGTGCAAATGTAGATGGGTCACAGTTTGAGACAATGGTAGATAGAGTGGTTACCCAGTTAGAACGCTGGCACTATGAAGGGAGCTATAGAAGATTACGAATATTTTCGGGGATAGTACCTGTACCACTAGGTGAAGAAATGTACGAGTCCTGGAAGGAAGCTGCTGTTCAGCAAGCTGAGGAATGGCAATGCCCTGATCAAATAAAAAGGCAAAGAGTGGTTGAAAGCTTAAGGGGGCCTGCCATGGGAATAATACAGGCAGCTAGACGAAGTAATCCGCAGGCTACTCTTGAGACATATTTTGAGGCGTTAGATTATGCCTATGGTACATTAGAAGATGTAGGGGATTTAACATCTAGGTTGCATCATACGTTCCAGGAACCTGGAGAAAAGTTAAGTGCCTACTTAATAAGATTGGACAAACTTTTATACAAGATAGTAGAAAAGGGTGGAATTACCCGGGATGAAGTAGATAGAAGCAGAATGAAGCAGTTATTAAGGGGAGCACTGACAACTGATTCTGTGGCCCAGAAAATTAGATGCTCGGGAACAAGGGAACCTACTCCTACTTTTAACGAATTGTTAAAAGAAATAAAGCAGGAAGAAGTATTAATCGAAATGagagaaaaaacaataaaaaaggttAAGGTCGTTCAACCCTCTATAGAAGTAAATCCTTTTGAAGATAAGGTAGTTAAAATGATAGAAGAGCAAAATAAGAAAATAGAGCAATTTATAGCCTCTCAAAATGGCAGAAACTCAGGAAACTCTTCTCAGAGGAGTAATAACAATTCATCTGATCGAGGCATGGGAAGAGGAAACTCTTACAATAATAGAGGAAgaggatgttttagatgtggtagaaTGGGACACAGAGCGTTTGAATGTAACGCAAGTACTGATGAATCATCTTCAAGAACGCCTGTAACAAATTATAATGCACATAGAGGAAATTCTACGGGGCAGGGAAACGAACCGGGGAGGgctgtgaacccctcacagtccCCCTAG